The following are encoded together in the Bos indicus isolate NIAB-ARS_2022 breed Sahiwal x Tharparkar chromosome 27, NIAB-ARS_B.indTharparkar_mat_pri_1.0, whole genome shotgun sequence genome:
- the LOC139180232 gene encoding uncharacterized protein has translation MFLDLKDGTLCDPQSGDAGEDRRAEHRESYRHVTLLTRRMHSHCNDRRREQGPARYSSVPVEGGSHRVKALTPAHVEKGRLHHPCGSLRQLTAGWVKVGLQRRCLTPCCAALPAPPLTALVAGRVAPRCGLRSAVQPLHLGRTAAQCCRADPGDLASPPESARTERAGDLLSCSVSSKTACAAETSFKGIERPRENDDPKADVTGHRKDSWQWRHWLSLCLRHTQVRGFPGCCRNWIPKLSSVAPLLCDYLRQSPAEPFWEKKHSEATETLKHFLAKALALGHPSIIYPFILFARVNRDATLGVLTQ, from the coding sequence ATGTTCTTAGACCTGAAAGATGGGACTCTATGTGACCCACAATCAGGTGACGCAGGGGAAGATCGCCGGGCTGAGCACCGTGAGAGTTACAGGCACGTGACCCTCCTGACAAGGAGAATGCATTCCCACTGCAACGACCGGAGACGAGAACAAGGCCCTGCCCGATACTCATCAGTACCCGTGGAGGGAGGAAGCCACAGAGTGAAAGCTTTGACGCCGGCTCACGTTGAGAAGGGCCGGTTGCACCACCCCTGTGGCTCTCTCCGCCAGTTAACGGCCGGATGGGTCAAGGTCGGGCTGCAGCGACGCTGCCTCACTCCTTGCTGTGCTGCActgccagccccacccctcaCCGCCCTTGTCGCTGGGAGGGTGGCCCCTCGCTGCGGTCTCCGCAGCGCTGTTCAGCCTCTCCACTTGGGACGGACGGCAGCACAGTGCTGCAGGGCAGACCCAGGTGACCTGGCGTCTCCTCCCGAGTCAGCTCGGACAGAACGAGCAGGCGATTTACTGTCGTGTTCAGTTTCCAGCAAGACAGCCTGTGCTGCAGAAACCAGCTTCAAAGGGATAGAGCGACCCAGGGAAAATGATGATCCGAAGGCTGATGTGACAGGTCATCGGAAGGACAGTTGGCAGTGGAGACACTGGCTTTCCCTATGCCTGAGACACACGCAGGTCAGGGGCTTTCCAGGCTGCTGCAGGAACTGGATTCCAAAACTGTCTTCAGTGGCCCCACTATTATGTGACTACCTTAGACAAAGCCCAGCTGAGCCTTTTTGGGAGAAAAAGCATTCTGAAGCCACAGAGACCCTAAAACACTTCCTGGCAAAGGCCCTGGCCTTGGGGCATCCCAGTATTATTTACCCTTTTATTCTCTTTGCACGTGTAAACAGAGACGCTACACTAGGAGTTTTAACCCAGTGA